In Cryptococcus gattii WM276 chromosome A, complete sequence, one genomic interval encodes:
- a CDS encoding cytoplasm protein, putative (Similar to TIGR gene model, INSD accession AAW41384.1) has product MTSPQKNVQIVLNERPQKGPVTDTTFKSKTVDVPELKDGEILARVDYASVDPTMRGWINEGRSYLPPVEIGAPMRANGLGTILASKAEGFKAGDKVLGLLNWQEYYVGSTDGLSKRETPEGAKDVDHLGLFGMTGLTAYFGMTEVGKVKDGDHVVISGAAGAVGLVATQLALAHPNCKVTVIAGSKEKLDYLKKLGAHNTLNYKDDDFKEQFKKVGLIDVYFDNVGGKILDMALAQLNPFARVVACGAISQYNATVPDPIYNYFNLISMKATMRGFIVFQFADRYPEGIKYLSDLVKKGKMEFNYHVIDGLDSCVQALREMFEGKNLGKTVVRVSNEAVKGSKL; this is encoded by the exons ATGACTAGCCCTCAGAAAAACGTACAAATCGTCTTGAACGAGCGCCCACAGAAGGGTCCCGTGACAGATACTACTTTCAAGTCCAAAACCGTTGATGTCCCAGAGCTCAAGGATGGAGAAATCCTCGCCAGGGTTGACTATGCCAGCGTC GATCCCACAATGCGAGGCTGGATTAATGAGGGGCGTTCTTACCTACCACCAGTTGAAATTGGGGCACCTATGCGCGCTAATGGTCTTGGCACTATCCTCGCATCCAAAGCCGAGGGTTTTAAGGCTGGTGACAAG GTGCTTGGCCTTTTGAACTGGCAAGAGTATTACGTCGGTTCCACTGACGGTCTTTCCAAGAGAGA GACACCAGAGGGGGCTAAAGACGTTGACCACCTTGGTCTTTTCGGCATGACCGGTTTGACTGCTTACTTT GGTATGACCGAAGTTGGCAAGGTTAAGGATGGGGATCATGTTGTTATCTCCGGTGCCGCTGGCGCAGTTGGTCTG GTTGCAACACAACTTGCTCTTGCTCACCCCAATTGCAAAGTCACCGTCATTGCCGGCTCGAAAGAAAAGCTTGATTACTTGAAGAAGCTCGGAGCTCATAACACCCTCAACTACAAAGATGATGACTTTAAGGAGCAATTCAAGAAAGTTGGTCTCATTGACGTCTATTTTGACAATG TCGGCGGTAAAATTCTCGACATGGCCCTTGCCCAGCTCAACCCGTTCGCCAGAGTCGTTGCATGTGGTGCTATTTCCCAGTACAA TGCCACCGTCCCCGACCCGATTTATAACTATTTCAACCTCATTTCCATGAAGGCTACTATGCGTGGATTCATTGTGTTCCAATTCGCTGACCGCTACCCGGAGGGTATTAAGTACCTTTCCGATCTTGTTAAGAAGGGCAAGATGGAGTTTAACTATCATGTCATTGACGGGCTGGACAGTTGCGTGCAGGCGTTGAGGGAGATGTTTGAGGGAAAAAACCTGGGTAAGACCGTTGTCCGAGTCTCAAACGAAGCTGTCAAGGGTAGTAAGCTCTAA
- a CDS encoding uncharacterized protein (Similar to TIGR gene model, INSD accession AAW41385.1) gives MEPQQISTPNTTEPGHLSTGFPSSESYHPDHTSTFAVSAAPSAPFASADAVPSPRISISAQSISTELPGYPYQNFEDANGSGRGRGRGRGRGRGRGSRGGRGSRGVRGGMRASTRLSERNASGSGGVAKLKLSFKSGGVTEASGGRMSSFLGEYDRELDENPEEPLCFEEQFILRVPRDVAEGKNGVTGLRDMVKGKGKGLDGVGFKFLDPRRAAFKVNNMTYAAKLVDLPNIIEAQKTFDNRHLFKIADISQMLIVENPVADEASITEKPLKIDEYIWPHGITPPMKHVRKRRFRKRMSRLAIEVVEESVEDLLKKDDEAEDTAFDLIDVHQDPDIDDQYYIDYDPNGTWQNYNQGDMGSEYGGSEMYDDPGSVAPSQMEDWGEGGTDWGTEMGDEGEGDYERGEEDYGDDGTLDQELAAALMEGTGASEFTGLSEDDGVTSGSEDDDDDDEGDKSEYDEETLEKRAKIKQFTSEIKALEAIIDKKRAGFAGGNPIMVKRFEETIAGLQADVTAKIGARQALVDEIGKAEEGATVEAAKQKEEAAETAIVREGAEHRDVKESTIAAETPMDVDLDEGGDGYGEAPTPVAGNDGEQASSPHYSDGDDLFGDDDDDDDVEAVQDGHGEESAVQQGDDEEDEMARLLRAELDGLDPNAVDETADIPEDQEQVDAAASAALDSFAMSDAFGQFPAQEESGSLGGFDFPESMEQITVPGFVEGGVGRRRLAMGAEAGDIEDESSEDSDD, from the exons ATGGAACCTCAGCAAATATCCACACCAAATACCACTGAACCTGGCCACTTGTCCACCGGCTTTCCTTCTTCCGAGTCGTATCACCCAGATCACACTTCGACCTTCGCTGTGTCAGCAGCACCCTCTGCGCCATTCGCCTCTGCGGATGCCGTTCCTTCTCCTCGAATTTCTATATCTGCTCAATCAATTAGCACAGAATTACCTGGATATCCGTATCAAAATTTCGAGGATGCAAATGGTTCAGGACGAGGGCGAGGTAGGGGCCGGGGAAGAGGCAGGGGGAGGGGATCTCGAGGCGGCCGCGGATCAAGAGGAGTCCGAGGTGGTATGCGGGCTTCTACTAGGCTGTCTGAAAGGAATGCGTCTGGAAGTGGAGGAGTTGCAAAGCTCAAGCTTTCATTCAAGTCAGGAGGGGTGACAGAGGCCTCTGGTGGGAGAATGTCAAGTTTTTTGGGCGAGTATGATCGAGAATTGGATGAGAATCCAGAGGAACCTCTGTGTTTTGAAGAACAATTCATCTTGAGGGTCCCGAGAGATGTTGCCGAAGGGAAAAATGGCGTCACTGGGCTGAGGGATATGGTCAAAGGCAAGGGTAAGGGTCTGGACGGTGTTGGGTTCAAATTTCTAG ATCCCCGTAGAGCGGCCTTCAAAGTCAATAACATGACATATGCTGCCAAACTTGTTGATCTTCCCAATATTATCGAAGCCCAAAAAACTTTTGACAACCGACATTTGTTCAAGATTGCCGACATCTCTCAGATGCTAATTGTTGAGAATCCTGTGGCAGATGAGGCTTCCATAACGGAAAAACCACTAAAGATTGACGAATACATCTGGCCGCATGGTATAACACCTCCAATGAAGCATGTTAGAAAAAGAAGAttcaggaagagaatgagTAGATTAGCTATTGAAGTTGTGGAAGAGTCAGTGGAAGATCTGTTGAagaaagatgatgaagcagaGGATACTGCTTTCG ACTTGATCGACGTTCATCAAGACCCGGATATTGATGATCAGTACTATATCGATTACGATCCTAATGGAACTTGGCAAAATTATAATCAGGGAGACATGGGTTCAGAGTATGGTGGCTCAGAAATGTACGATGATCCTGGATCAGTTGCGCCGTCCCAAATGGAAGACTGGGGAGAAGGTGGGACGGACTGGGGTACAGAAATGGGCGATGAAGGTGAAGGAGATTACGAAAGAGGGGAGGAAGATTATGGGGACGATGGTACTCTCGATCA AGAACTTGCGGCAGCTCTTATGGAAGGTACAGGTGCT TCTGAGTTCACGGGTCTGTCcgaggatgatggagtCACAAGTGGATCagaagatgatgacgatgatgacGAAGGTGATAAGTCTGAGTATGATGAAGAGACTTTGGAGAAAAGAGCGAAGATCAAGCAATTTACCAGCGAGATTAAGGCTCTGGAAGCAATCATCGATAAGAAACGTGCTGGTTTCGCAGGTGGTAATCCTATCATGGTC AAACGTTTCGAGGAAACAATTGCCGGACTTCAAGCCGATGTCACTGCCAAAATAGGCGCAAGGCAGGCCCTTGTCGATGAAATTGGAAAGGCAGAAGAGGGTGCCACAGTGGAAGCTGCTAAGCagaaagaagaggcagCTGAAACTGCCATTGTACGGGAGGGCGCCGAGCACAGGGACGTCAAAGAGTCTACAATTGCAGCCGAGACTCCTATGGATGTCGATCTTGACGAAGGTGGAGATGGATATGGCGAAGCACCCACACCTGTAGCAGGTAATGATGGTGAACAAGCTTCCTCGCCTCATTATTCAGATGGCGACGACTTGTttggtgatgatgatgacgatgacgatgTGGAGGCTGTCCAAGACGGTCATGGCGAGGAAAGTGCCGTCCAACAAGGtgatgacgaagaagatgagatggCCAGGCTTTTACGAGCAGAGCTCGACGGGTTAGATCCAAATGCTGTGGATGAGACAGCTGATATACCGGAAGATCAAGAACAGGTAGACGCCGCCGCATCTGCGGCATTGGATAGCTTTGCCATGTCGGATGCCTTTGGACAATTTCCAGCACAGGAAGAGTCTGGTTCTCTGGGAGGGTTTGATTTCCCCGAGAGTATGGAGCAGATTACAGTACCAGGGTTTGTGGAAGGAGGTGTTGGAAGAAGGCGTCTGGCAATGGGTGCCGAGGCTGGCGATATAGAGGATGAAAGTTCTGAGGATAGTGATGACTAG
- a CDS encoding Hypothetical protein (Similar to TIGR gene model, INSD accession AAW41124.1; CNA05900) has protein sequence MDRGAARSRKRAQKDTKIPAAPSFASQDRSKPIVLDEKKPKKQKRSERGEQSKDPSLYKPKAVRTSAALIYSETPCTLPPPTEQLENVRRIDLSGSEAKDVSWLESLPVTWLSLANCPIQHGWEAIGTLSELTVLNISGCGLKKLPMALKSLSKLKAIVAMNNDWTELDHEIVGAWPDLNSLIVSHSPNLASLPSTLSNLHHLSKLTFSHCPRLAAPALPNLSSLPLLRDVKMNNLPNLTSLPSHISSWGKGDMSVVGKGQDDSPQYGDGLQVLDLGNCSLTYHAIASLFGLTASKRKPFWPHLRSLSLHSNPIATTHPQYSELLQASPDLPNLQIIDAHRVVERKRKGERPESKADKRARERKESRMKPSGANVGNGEMRKWGQMTKTEEDGDAEQMEDKGANKPKLSKRGETNVVDSALPSRKRKHGDQTIETVANKQTKLDPSKKRKKHESAPYAPSSVSIPTTITSTVDAPAADPKELHRLPQQENASNVNDYRKEKSAVVGLIEVNKDGGEVKLSTHKRKKMQAKGLIGKESTGGVNLKEVFGKRKTAEEEGESETTGLGVGGW, from the exons ATGGACAGAGGCGCAGCAAGAAGCAGAAAAAGGGCTCAGAAAGACACCAAAATTCCTGCAGCCCCCTCTTTCGCCTCCCAGGATCGAAGCAAACCCATCGTCCTGGACGAGAAGAAACCCAAGAAACAGAAGAGATCTGAGAGAGGCGAGCAGTCGAAGGATCCCAGCTTGTACAAGCCGAAAGCAGTCCGCACTTCTGCTGCTCTGATATATTCAGAAACGCCCTGtactcttcctccacctACCGAGCAGTTAGAAAATGTCCGCAGAATTGATTTAAGCGGCAGTGAAGCCAAAGATGTCTCCTGGCTAGAGAGTCTGCCGGTCACATGGCTCAGCCTTGCCAACTGTCCCATACAACATGGGTGGGAGGCGATCGGTACTTTATCTGAGCTGACTG TGCTCAACATCAGCGGCTGTGGGCTCAAAAAGCTTCCTATGGCTCTTAAGAGTTTATCAAAACTTAAAGCTATCGTTGCTATGAACAATGACTGGACAGAACTTGACCATGAAATAGTCGGGGCGTGGCCCGATCTCAATTCACTCA TTGTTTCTCACTCTCCCAATCTGGCGTCTCTTCCTTCAACATTATCGaatcttcatcatctttcGAAACTCACATTCTCGCACTGCCCTCGTCTTGCCGCTCCAGCCCTTCCGAATCTATCGTCACTTCCCCTACTCCGAGATGTCAAGATGAACAATCTCCCCAACTTGacttctcttccttcacACATATCTTCTTGGGGTAAAGGCGATATGTCGGTCGTTGGGAAAGGGCAAGACGACTCCCCCCAATACGGAGATGGCTTGCAAGTCCTCGACCTTGGAAACTGCTCCCTCACTTACCATGCCATCGCCTCATTGTTTGGTCTTACTGCGTCCAAGCGTAAGCCATTTTGGCCACACCTTCGctccctttcccttcatTCCAATCCTATCGCCACTACACATCCTCAGTATTCTGAGCTTTTGCAGGCGTCACCCGATCTACCCAATCTGCAAATTATCGATGCACATCGTGTCGtggaaagaaagagaaagggCGAGAGACCAGAAAGCAAGGCCGACAAGAGGGcaagggaaaggaaggagagtCGAATGAAACCTTCTGGGGCAAATGTAGGCAATGGGGAAATGAGGAAATGGGGCCAAATGACGAAGACcgaggaggatggtgaCGCGGAGCAGATGGAAGATAAGGGTGCGAACAAGCCAAAACTGTCCAAGAGAGGAGAGACAAATGTTGTTGACAGTGCGCTTCCTtcaaggaaaaggaagcATGGCGATCAGACCATTGAAACAGTGGCAAACAAGCAAACGAAGCTGGACCCGTCtaaaaagagaaagaagcATGAAAGTGCTCCTTACGCGCCGTCATCTGTTTCCATACCCACTACTATCACCAGTACTGTTGATGCCCCAGCAGCTGATCCTAAAGAGCTACATCGATTACCGCAGCAGGAGAACGCATCCAACGTCAACGATTACCGCAAGGAGAAGTCTGCTGTTGTGGGCCTCATTGAGGTAAACAAGGACGGTGGGGAGGTCAAGCTAAGCACTCacaagaggaagaaaatGCAAGCAAAGGGTCTGATTGGCAAGGAATCTACAGGGGGTGTGAATTTGAAGGAGGTATttgggaaaagaaagactgcagaggaagaaggagaaagcGAGACTACTGGGCTTGGTGTTGGAGGGTGGTGA
- a CDS encoding Hypothetical protein (Similar to TIGR gene model, INSD accession AAW41125.1; CNA05910): MLPLSSKVLISSASPSLRAFSTTSRSLAKRETFVELLQDVPGLGKTYDRLFVAPGRARNDLVPARKARFVAFKDNKQRQVLRMTEEERKIHWLQVEAPGATSQNPQEPAEGSQQTPQHLLDSLFLLPSTLHFPLRTVSPTSPTLHGSLSLSNVYEIFEGNYGLSSKDVEVSWVEQEAGARMKELGTWKASVKLRTGGREEQIVDIKVDRLVSGDV; encoded by the exons ATGCTCCCCTTAAGCTCCAAAGTACTCATATCCTCAGCATCCCCTTCCCTCAGAGCCTTCTCA ACCACTTCTAGGTCCTTGGCAAAGAGGGAAACCTTCGTCGAGCTTCTTCAGGATGTTCCAGGGCTAGGAAAAACAT ATGATCGTCTTTTTGTTGCCCCCGGTAGAGCTAGGAATGATCTCGTGCCTGCGAGGAAGGCCCGGTTTGTCGCTTTCAAGGATAACAAACAACGCCAAGTACTGAGAATGACC GAGGAAGAGCGAAAAATTCACTGGTTACAAGTCGAAGCTCCCGGGGCTACCTCTCAGAATCCACAAGAACCTGCGGAAGGTTCACAACAGACTCCTCAACATCTCCTCGACTCCCTGTTTTTACTTCCCAGCACTCTCCACTTCCCTCTTCGAACAGTTTCCCCTACTTCTCCCACTTTACACGGATCTCTCAGTCTTTCTAACGTGTACGAAATATTTGAAGGGAACTACGGTTTGAGCTCGAAAGACGTAGAGGTTTCATGGGTAGAGCAGGAAGCTGGGGCAAGAATGAAGGAGCTTGGGACCTGGAAGGCCTCGGTGAAGTTGAGAACAGGGGGTCGAGAGGAACAGATCGTGGACATCAAAGTCGACCGACTGGTATCAGGCGATGTTTAG